The genome window CACGGGAGAAAAACTGGACGATCTGGCATGGTCGGTCGGGGATAAGATCGAAAACGTTCCGTATTCGTATGCAGGAAAAACCTGGAGCCGATTTATATTAGCGAATTCGAATGGACTTTTTTATAGCGAAAAATCCAATCTGGTTTCCGCGGGAGTTGCGTTAGTCGCAACCGATGGAAAGACCAAAAAAATGGGCGGCTATACCCGTTCGGGTCTGGATTTGGATCGGATTCAACCGGAATTGATCGTATCCACCGCTGCGGAACGTTCCATGGCATTGCTCGGCGCAAAACCGGTCAAAAGCGGATCGTACCCGATCGTATTTTCCAATCGGATCAGTCCCCAGATTTTCGGAATGTTTTCCTCTCCGTTTTCCGCGGACAGCGTACAAAAAGGTCTGTCCCGTTTGGACAGAAAAGTGGGGACACAAATCGCATCACAAAATTGGAATGTGTTTTGCGATCCGCATATTTCCGATTATCCCGGTTCCAGACTTCTCGACGCGGAAGGTGTTTTGACCCGGAAAAATTGCGTGATCGAAAACGGAGTTCTTCGGACGTATCTCTACAATTTGGAATCCGCAAAGAAGGCGGGTGTCGCTCCTACGGGAAACGCGGTGCGTTCGTACGGCGGTAGAGTCGGTACTTCGTTTAACAATTACGTTGTACCGAAAGGGGATAAAACGCTGGAAGAATTGCTCTCCGCGTATCCGGAATGTATCTATGTGTTAAAGTTAGAAGGCGGTTCCGGTTGTAGCGCGGTTTCGGGAGAGATTTCGATCGGAGTGCAGGGGATCTATTACAAAAACGGAAAGCCGGTTCATCCGGTGGATAGCATAACGATGAATCTAAACTTCTTCGATCTTCTTTTTCGAATCGAAGGGATTTCAAACGAGTACAACGATTCCTATTCGTCCATCAAGATTCCGGATGTTTTGATTCGGGAAGCGAGTATTGCGGGTTAAGATGGAGTCGGATTTCGATTCCATCTTCGATGTTGCTTTTTATAGACGAGTGTCTGAGTTGTATTTTAGTAACGCTCATTGACGCATTGTAAAGAAGCAACGAGAAACTCGATCGGCTCTTCTGCACGCTCTTGGAAATGTTTCGGTGACTTTTCGACGATCGATTCTCGATGGGTGCCTGACTTCACAATCCGTAGCGAGCAATTTGCCGACTTTCCTGGGGGGCAATCGAGTTTTAGAACGGCGATGGACCGAAATTCATTTTTGCTTGCGTAAGTTTCTATCATAAGGTTTTCTTTCCGAATCATAGTGCTGATTCGGAGAAATCATTTGCGATCCTTTGGAAAAATTTTAAGTAAACAATTTATTTTCTGCGTTGCGTTTTTTATCTTCGCTGCTGCAAATCTTGACGCACAAGTACGGATCGAATTCGGTCCCACGGGAGAAGTCAAAAAACCTTCTCAGATTCGCGCCCGTTTTTCCGAATCGATGATCCCTTTGGGAAATCCTAAATTCTCTTTGTATCCTTTCGAAATTCGTTGCCCGATCAAGGGAACCGAACGTTGGGTGGACGATAAAAACTGGGTTCTCGAATTTCCCGAACTTCTTCCCGGCGGAGTAGAGTGCGTTTTTGAAACCAAAAAAGTGAAATCCGTTGCGGGGAATTCTCTGAATGAAGGAGAA of Leptospira sanjuanensis contains these proteins:
- a CDS encoding TldD/PmbA family protein — protein: MNLDQSVEFVLDVCKKKGLDQYDLVGSESKDVGIELFRKRVSNTELSNSRGMGIRLIQNGKPGYSYSEKLSEEALTQMVEDAVSQAKISDPLDIDLPGQSTLPDIKIRSYEESLESLGFEWLKSTGEKLDDLAWSVGDKIENVPYSYAGKTWSRFILANSNGLFYSEKSNLVSAGVALVATDGKTKKMGGYTRSGLDLDRIQPELIVSTAAERSMALLGAKPVKSGSYPIVFSNRISPQIFGMFSSPFSADSVQKGLSRLDRKVGTQIASQNWNVFCDPHISDYPGSRLLDAEGVLTRKNCVIENGVLRTYLYNLESAKKAGVAPTGNAVRSYGGRVGTSFNNYVVPKGDKTLEELLSAYPECIYVLKLEGGSGCSAVSGEISIGVQGIYYKNGKPVHPVDSITMNLNFFDLLFRIEGISNEYNDSYSSIKIPDVLIREASIAG